The following proteins come from a genomic window of Corallococcus sp. NCRR:
- a CDS encoding 4-hydroxy-3-methylbut-2-enyl diphosphate reductase, with amino-acid sequence MTSRLSPWLTLAVMLFTLPVLAADAQRTGTWGAYVKEQQLQLSLQPKDRPDSHHGFSAPLADFQGLSTADGSSAPFKLVREAGTFDFEGRFNDGQGVGTWRFSPDASFTKKLAELGIPRPDADEQLLLASVNVGPQRVQALAAVGLKVTTVEELVQVGIFRVTPEYVRTMAAEGYPKLTLEQLVSSRIHNVTPERIQGFAALGFKGLPLDSLLSMSIHGVTPDFIREMRGLGFKDLSAEDLVSMRIHGVTPAFVKEMRDAGYENATAEDFVSLRIHGIDSVFVRSLSKKRK; translated from the coding sequence ATGACGTCGCGCCTGTCTCCGTGGCTCACCCTGGCCGTGATGCTCTTCACCCTCCCCGTGCTCGCCGCCGATGCGCAGCGCACCGGTACGTGGGGCGCGTATGTGAAGGAGCAGCAGTTGCAGTTGTCATTGCAGCCCAAGGACCGCCCTGATTCGCACCACGGCTTCTCCGCGCCGCTCGCCGACTTCCAGGGGCTGTCCACCGCGGACGGGAGCAGCGCCCCCTTCAAGCTGGTGCGCGAGGCGGGGACGTTCGACTTCGAGGGCCGCTTCAACGACGGCCAGGGCGTGGGCACCTGGCGCTTCAGCCCGGACGCCAGCTTCACGAAGAAGCTGGCGGAGCTGGGCATTCCCAGGCCGGACGCGGACGAGCAACTCCTCCTGGCCAGCGTGAACGTCGGTCCCCAGCGCGTCCAGGCGCTCGCGGCGGTGGGCCTGAAGGTCACCACCGTGGAGGAGCTGGTCCAGGTGGGCATCTTCCGCGTCACCCCGGAATACGTCCGCACCATGGCGGCCGAGGGCTACCCGAAGCTGACGCTCGAGCAGTTGGTGAGCAGCCGCATCCACAACGTCACGCCGGAGCGCATCCAGGGGTTCGCGGCGCTGGGGTTCAAGGGCCTGCCCCTGGACTCGCTCCTGTCCATGAGCATCCACGGCGTGACGCCGGACTTCATCCGCGAGATGCGCGGCCTGGGCTTCAAGGACCTGAGCGCGGAGGACCTGGTGTCCATGCGCATCCACGGCGTCACGCCCGCGTTCGTGAAGGAGATGCGCGACGCGGGCTACGAGAACGCCACCGCGGAGGACTTCGTCTCCCTGCGCATCCACGGCATCGACTCCGTCTTCGTCCGCTCCCTGTCGAAGAAGCGCAAGTAG
- a CDS encoding PA14 domain-containing protein, whose translation MIPSPRSRSRALVRTCLVLPLCSLAACEVHEPPPDARVAASRGAVTGELAATLIDDGGFNYPWQVNDGDDASGAWGAGDNAFVGYDLGTLKQVREVWSLGDQAHRFHVQLFDASWSQTGWYDCDVDGSVIQWKGCDIPDTNARFVYVRYRTNTGGAWVQEVKLLGDAAGTGELPIPTGAFRGTYFSDRNLTTRAFQRQDAAIQFSWGTGSPGAGVGVDDFSVRWEGDWSFASAGTYRFSTTSDDGSRVYVDGALVVDHWGDHGTSTRTGDVTLTAGTHRVKVEYYEASGEASAQVGWTLQSGNTPGVGGVPTPPTGWVLDLQDDFDSLDWNTWKQWQTNVPLNHTVMVMNTQSQCVTVNGQLEMRARKRGDGSGIWDGCYLDQGTWWDAQNFRPAHPGYADYQVSFKADLPPGVGTGMYFLMWPVAESWGGTPWPPELDLVELPNNDGTNVMTTWHWDPDNKQSEVRPAVDRRNGKQWVYTARRVGNDIRMWIGDPATNAIREVPLPAAFSNNPDYKRMLVGMANFVASTWALTGSASAFWYGDANATGATAWTASIDYVKVWKPGPGMSGQ comes from the coding sequence ATGATCCCATCCCCGCGTTCCCGTTCCCGCGCGCTCGTCCGGACGTGCCTGGTGCTCCCCCTGTGCTCGCTGGCGGCCTGTGAAGTCCACGAGCCCCCTCCAGACGCACGCGTCGCGGCGTCACGCGGCGCGGTCACCGGCGAGCTGGCCGCGACGCTCATCGACGACGGCGGCTTCAACTACCCCTGGCAGGTGAACGACGGCGATGACGCGTCGGGCGCGTGGGGCGCGGGCGACAACGCCTTTGTCGGCTACGACCTGGGGACGCTGAAGCAGGTGCGGGAGGTGTGGAGCCTGGGCGACCAGGCCCATCGCTTCCACGTCCAGCTCTTCGACGCGAGCTGGTCCCAGACGGGCTGGTACGACTGCGACGTGGACGGCAGCGTCATCCAGTGGAAGGGCTGCGACATCCCGGACACGAACGCGCGCTTCGTCTACGTGCGCTACCGCACGAACACCGGCGGCGCCTGGGTCCAGGAGGTGAAACTCCTGGGGGACGCTGCGGGCACGGGTGAGCTGCCCATTCCCACGGGCGCCTTCCGGGGCACCTACTTCAGCGACCGGAACCTGACGACCCGGGCCTTCCAGCGCCAGGACGCCGCCATCCAGTTCTCCTGGGGCACGGGGAGCCCCGGCGCGGGCGTGGGCGTGGACGACTTCAGCGTGCGCTGGGAGGGCGACTGGAGCTTCGCCAGCGCGGGCACGTACCGGTTCTCCACCACGTCCGACGACGGCAGCCGCGTCTATGTCGACGGGGCGCTCGTCGTGGACCACTGGGGCGACCACGGCACGTCGACGCGGACCGGCGACGTCACGCTCACCGCCGGCACGCACCGCGTGAAGGTGGAGTACTACGAGGCCTCGGGCGAGGCGTCCGCCCAGGTAGGCTGGACGTTGCAGTCCGGGAACACGCCCGGCGTGGGAGGCGTCCCCACGCCGCCCACCGGTTGGGTGCTGGACCTCCAGGACGACTTCGACTCGCTGGACTGGAACACGTGGAAGCAATGGCAGACGAACGTGCCGCTCAACCACACGGTCATGGTGATGAACACGCAGAGCCAGTGCGTGACGGTCAACGGCCAACTGGAGATGCGCGCCCGCAAGCGCGGTGACGGCTCGGGCATCTGGGACGGCTGCTACCTGGACCAGGGCACGTGGTGGGACGCGCAGAACTTCCGGCCGGCGCATCCCGGCTACGCGGACTACCAGGTGTCGTTCAAGGCGGACCTGCCGCCGGGCGTGGGCACGGGCATGTACTTCCTGATGTGGCCCGTCGCGGAGAGCTGGGGCGGGACGCCGTGGCCTCCGGAGCTGGACCTCGTCGAGCTGCCCAACAACGACGGCACGAACGTCATGACCACGTGGCACTGGGACCCGGACAACAAGCAGTCGGAGGTCCGCCCCGCCGTGGACCGCCGCAATGGCAAGCAGTGGGTCTACACCGCGCGCCGCGTGGGCAATGACATCCGGATGTGGATTGGCGACCCGGCGACCAACGCCATCCGGGAGGTCCCGCTGCCGGCGGCGTTCTCCAACAACCCGGATTACAAACGGATGCTCGTGGGCATGGCGAACTTCGTCGCGTCCACCTGGGCCCTCACCGGCAGCGCTTCCGCGTTCTGGTACGGCGACGCGAACGCCACGGGCGCCACCGCGTGGACCGCGTCCATCGACTACGTGAAGGTCTGGAAGCCGGGCCCCGGCATGAGCGGGCAGTAG
- a CDS encoding CgeB family protein: MRVILFCHSLLSDWNHGAAHFLRGVVTELAARGHSVRVFEPEDSRSFQCLLEEPYGVAALNEARALHPHVRPERFTPGTLDLEAVLEGVDLVLVHAWTPPDLVRRIGAHRGDGGRFRLLFHDTGHRGVSAPEVMAGYDLSRYDGVLASGNALRDLYRERGWAPRAWTWHEAADVRVFHPHPRNREVRDLVWVGNWGDDERTKELQEFLVDPVHELGLTARVHGVRYPPPALRALFDAGIEYAGWLPNHRVPLAFSQARVTVHIPRRPYATLLPGIPTIRPFEALACGIPLVSSPWEDSDGLFSAGRDYLVARDGAQMRRHLSALVADAEMRHAFAEAGLRTVLSRHTCAHRVEALLLLCQELGMSGDVLHPLSSERVLA; the protein is encoded by the coding sequence ATGCGCGTCATCCTCTTCTGTCATTCCCTGCTGTCGGACTGGAACCACGGCGCTGCCCACTTCCTGCGCGGAGTGGTGACGGAGCTGGCCGCGCGAGGCCACTCCGTGCGCGTGTTCGAACCCGAGGACTCCAGGAGCTTCCAGTGCCTGCTGGAGGAGCCCTACGGCGTGGCCGCGCTCAACGAGGCCCGCGCCCTCCATCCGCACGTGCGTCCGGAGCGCTTCACCCCCGGCACGCTGGACCTGGAGGCCGTGCTCGAAGGCGTGGACCTGGTGCTGGTGCACGCCTGGACGCCGCCGGACCTGGTGCGCCGCATCGGAGCGCATCGCGGTGACGGCGGGCGCTTCCGCCTCCTCTTCCATGACACCGGGCACCGAGGCGTGAGCGCGCCGGAGGTGATGGCCGGCTACGACCTGTCCCGGTACGACGGAGTGCTCGCCTCCGGAAACGCGCTCCGGGACCTCTATCGGGAGCGTGGCTGGGCCCCGCGAGCGTGGACCTGGCACGAGGCCGCCGATGTGCGCGTGTTCCACCCGCACCCGCGCAACCGCGAGGTGCGGGACCTGGTCTGGGTTGGCAACTGGGGAGACGACGAGCGCACGAAGGAGCTGCAGGAGTTCCTCGTGGATCCGGTGCACGAGCTGGGCCTCACCGCGCGGGTGCATGGCGTGCGCTACCCGCCCCCTGCCCTGCGGGCCCTCTTCGACGCGGGCATCGAGTACGCCGGCTGGCTGCCCAACCACCGCGTGCCCCTGGCCTTCTCCCAGGCGCGCGTCACCGTGCACATCCCCCGGCGCCCCTACGCCACGCTCTTGCCCGGCATCCCCACCATCCGCCCCTTCGAGGCGCTGGCGTGCGGCATCCCGCTGGTGTCCTCCCCCTGGGAGGACTCGGACGGGCTCTTCAGCGCGGGACGGGACTACCTCGTCGCCCGGGATGGCGCTCAGATGCGGCGCCACCTGTCCGCGCTGGTCGCGGACGCGGAGATGCGGCACGCCTTCGCGGAAGCCGGCCTGCGCACGGTACTGTCACGCCACACCTGCGCGCACCGGGTGGAGGCGCTGCTCCTCCTCTGTCAGGAGCTGGGGATGTCCGGTGACGTCCTCCATCCGCTGTCTTCCGAAAGAGTCCTCGCATGA
- a CDS encoding M56 family metallopeptidase, producing MNGLILEAVGWALVHLVWQGALVAVALALALRWVGRRSANLRYALACGALGIMLALPVATAWRHASRAAEVRPARSAVVPRTVAPLVSPVAPALTRLPASHPLPLKETATLPRLDGVFQQVGEHLPWLVLAWGMGVAASSLRLLKDWMGLRRQVDEAVHASWEWQQRLEVLARRLNLTRPVRLLVSSKLDVPSTLGWLKPVVLVPTATLTGLAVRELELVLAHELAHIRRHDFAVNVVQTLVETLLFYHPAVWWMSQVIRVERENCCDDLAVRQGPGALPYARALTALEALRLQGMDAHGPAMSALGGSLKDRVRRLVVAPHSRCSSRWAAGVSIVTLASSLALAAPLTALAVQPVKTQETKAPAMSAAPRTDAAASWGLARAAAKPAQSADAPPSLAAAKPARSADAPPSLAAARIALAPAPAASTSLAAAAKTAVAPAPPAPLTVLAAPPPPPPAPAPVVAPAPNPAPSAKEKARAARKASDDADEKTRVGVDPLSVDQLVALKIAGVTPEVVERISAMGYEPTVDTLVGFQHAGVTPEYVKSMTDRFGHSIPAEQLLSMKHLGVTPEWLGQMAALGFDKEDSDALLSAKALGVNAAWLNELKAAGFGKLSLDGAVQLRALGVDSSYLRELEGAGVKPATVDELVRLRTGGVDADFIRRMQKPRK from the coding sequence ATGAACGGTCTCATCCTGGAGGCGGTGGGCTGGGCGCTCGTGCACCTGGTGTGGCAGGGCGCGCTCGTGGCGGTGGCCCTGGCGCTGGCGCTGCGGTGGGTGGGGCGGCGCTCGGCGAACCTGCGCTACGCGCTGGCGTGCGGCGCGCTGGGCATCATGCTGGCGCTGCCGGTGGCCACCGCGTGGCGGCATGCCTCGCGCGCGGCGGAAGTCCGTCCGGCGCGCTCGGCGGTCGTCCCCCGGACCGTGGCGCCCCTGGTGTCCCCGGTGGCTCCCGCCCTGACGCGGCTGCCCGCCTCGCATCCCCTGCCCTTGAAGGAGACCGCGACGCTGCCCCGGTTGGACGGGGTGTTCCAGCAGGTGGGCGAGCACCTGCCCTGGCTGGTGCTGGCGTGGGGCATGGGCGTGGCGGCGTCGTCGCTGCGGCTGCTCAAGGACTGGATGGGGCTGCGCCGGCAGGTGGACGAGGCGGTGCACGCGTCGTGGGAATGGCAGCAGCGGCTGGAGGTGCTGGCGCGGCGGCTGAACCTCACGCGTCCGGTGCGCCTGCTGGTGTCGTCGAAGCTGGACGTGCCGTCCACGCTGGGCTGGCTGAAGCCGGTGGTGCTGGTCCCCACCGCCACGCTCACCGGGCTGGCCGTGCGCGAGCTGGAGCTGGTGCTGGCCCACGAGCTGGCCCACATCCGCCGTCACGACTTCGCGGTGAACGTGGTGCAGACGCTGGTGGAGACGCTGCTCTTCTACCACCCGGCCGTGTGGTGGATGTCCCAGGTCATCCGCGTGGAGCGCGAGAACTGCTGTGACGACCTCGCGGTGCGGCAGGGCCCCGGCGCCCTGCCCTACGCCCGGGCGCTCACCGCGCTCGAAGCGCTGCGGTTGCAGGGCATGGACGCCCACGGCCCCGCGATGTCCGCGCTGGGCGGTTCGCTGAAGGACCGCGTGCGGCGGTTGGTGGTGGCGCCCCACTCGCGGTGCTCGTCGCGCTGGGCGGCGGGGGTGTCCATCGTCACGCTGGCCAGCAGCCTGGCGCTGGCGGCGCCGCTGACGGCGCTCGCGGTGCAGCCCGTGAAGACGCAGGAGACAAAGGCCCCGGCCATGAGCGCCGCGCCCCGTACGGATGCCGCTGCCTCCTGGGGCCTGGCGCGCGCCGCCGCGAAGCCCGCGCAGTCGGCCGATGCGCCCCCGTCACTCGCCGCCGCGAAGCCCGCGCGGTCGGCCGATGCACCCCCGTCACTCGCCGCCGCGAGGATCGCCCTGGCGCCCGCGCCCGCCGCGTCCACGTCGCTCGCCGCCGCCGCGAAGACCGCCGTGGCCCCTGCCCCGCCCGCGCCGCTCACGGTCCTCGCGGCGCCCCCGCCTCCGCCCCCGGCGCCCGCGCCGGTCGTCGCGCCGGCTCCGAACCCCGCGCCCTCCGCGAAGGAGAAGGCCCGCGCGGCGAGGAAGGCGTCCGACGACGCCGACGAGAAGACCCGCGTGGGCGTGGATCCGCTGAGCGTGGACCAGCTGGTCGCGCTGAAGATCGCGGGCGTCACTCCGGAGGTCGTCGAGCGCATCTCCGCCATGGGCTACGAGCCCACGGTGGACACGCTGGTGGGCTTCCAGCACGCCGGCGTCACGCCGGAGTACGTGAAGTCCATGACGGACCGCTTCGGCCACTCCATCCCCGCCGAGCAGCTGCTGTCCATGAAGCACCTGGGCGTCACGCCGGAGTGGCTGGGTCAGATGGCCGCCCTGGGCTTCGACAAGGAGGACTCCGACGCCCTGCTGTCCGCGAAGGCGCTGGGCGTCAACGCCGCGTGGCTCAACGAACTGAAGGCCGCGGGCTTCGGGAAGCTGAGCCTGGATGGAGCCGTGCAGCTCCGCGCGCTGGGTGTCGACTCCAGCTACCTGCGCGAGCTGGAAGGCGCGGGCGTGAAGCCCGCCACCGTGGATGAATTGGTGCGCCTGCGCACCGGCGGCGTGGACGCGGACTTCATCCGCCGCATGCAGAAGCCCCGGAAGTAA
- a CDS encoding MFS transporter has protein sequence MVAESVGAAPTASPGLMRRVEAVVFFTVFLDLVGFGIVIPMLPFYVQSMGGSARTVGILLGCFSFTQLLATPLLGRYSDRHGRRSVILLSLLANAVAMVLFALASHQRMLPLLFASRILAGATSGNIAACQAALADVTTKETRAKAMGRIGAGIGLGMVLGPTLGGLFSGLGPWVPPLLAGGLALVGFLGALLAMPETHPVEKRVAAKSQSRWSALQDPSRRKALGMVLGLFFAVFLSMTTLQVAFALLVQARLGWGSKEVGYTFAVVGGLGMVIQGGLIGPLSRAAGEFRLLICGALLLACGMAGLAVSWQALPMMLSVVLVGVGTGFLQPLISSQASQVAPPSQQGAVLGLAQSCGGLARTVGPVASGWMYASWSTQAPFLTGMVSALAAAGLGLLLHRETGDDAGR, from the coding sequence ATGGTGGCTGAGAGCGTGGGCGCGGCCCCCACGGCCTCGCCGGGCCTCATGCGCCGGGTGGAGGCGGTGGTGTTCTTCACCGTGTTCCTGGACCTGGTGGGCTTCGGCATCGTCATCCCGATGCTGCCCTTCTACGTGCAGTCCATGGGCGGCTCGGCGCGCACGGTGGGCATCCTGCTGGGGTGCTTCAGCTTCACGCAGCTGCTCGCCACGCCGCTGCTCGGGCGCTACTCGGACCGGCACGGGCGGCGCTCGGTCATCCTGTTGAGCCTGCTGGCGAACGCGGTGGCCATGGTGCTGTTCGCGCTGGCCAGCCACCAGCGGATGCTGCCGCTGCTCTTCGCGTCGCGCATCCTGGCGGGGGCGACGTCCGGCAACATCGCCGCGTGCCAGGCGGCGCTCGCGGACGTGACGACGAAGGAGACGCGCGCGAAGGCCATGGGGCGCATTGGCGCGGGCATCGGCCTGGGCATGGTGCTGGGGCCCACGCTGGGCGGCCTGTTCTCCGGGCTGGGGCCGTGGGTGCCGCCGCTGCTCGCCGGAGGCCTGGCGCTGGTGGGCTTCCTGGGCGCGCTCCTCGCGATGCCGGAGACGCACCCGGTGGAGAAGCGCGTGGCGGCGAAGTCCCAGTCGCGCTGGTCCGCGTTGCAGGACCCGTCCCGGCGCAAGGCCTTGGGCATGGTGCTGGGGTTGTTCTTCGCCGTGTTCCTGTCCATGACCACGCTCCAGGTGGCGTTCGCGCTGCTGGTGCAGGCGCGGCTGGGCTGGGGCTCCAAGGAGGTGGGCTACACCTTCGCGGTGGTGGGCGGCCTGGGCATGGTCATCCAGGGCGGGCTGATTGGCCCGCTGTCGCGCGCGGCGGGGGAGTTCCGGCTGCTCATCTGCGGCGCGCTCCTGCTCGCGTGCGGCATGGCGGGGCTCGCGGTGTCGTGGCAGGCCCTTCCGATGATGCTCTCCGTGGTGCTGGTGGGCGTGGGGACGGGCTTCCTGCAGCCGTTGATTTCCAGCCAGGCCTCCCAGGTGGCCCCGCCGTCGCAGCAGGGCGCCGTGCTGGGGCTGGCGCAGTCGTGCGGTGGGCTGGCCCGCACGGTGGGTCCGGTGGCGAGCGGCTGGATGTATGCGTCGTGGAGCACCCAGGCCCCCTTCCTGACGGGCATGGTGTCGGCGCTCGCGGCGGCCGGGTTGGGGCTGCTGCTCCATCGGGAAACCGGCGACGACGCGGGGCGCTAA
- a CDS encoding VOC family protein has product MHHSRLSTFVIDCKVEDIEAATRFWSAALGRKAKPVDPDSPHYRELEAKDTEPSLLLQQVEHESRIHLDIESDDLDAELERLEALGAKRVAYVKRWWVMEAPTGHRFCIVRPQRGPLEGRANVWDGEGR; this is encoded by the coding sequence ATGCACCACAGCCGACTCAGCACGTTCGTCATCGACTGCAAGGTCGAGGACATCGAAGCCGCCACCCGCTTCTGGAGCGCGGCGCTGGGACGGAAGGCGAAGCCGGTGGATCCGGACTCACCCCACTACCGCGAACTGGAGGCGAAGGACACCGAGCCCTCGCTGCTCCTCCAGCAGGTGGAGCACGAGAGCCGCATCCACCTGGACATCGAGTCGGATGACCTGGACGCGGAGCTGGAGCGGCTGGAGGCCCTGGGCGCGAAGCGCGTCGCCTACGTGAAGCGCTGGTGGGTGATGGAGGCCCCCACGGGCCACCGCTTCTGCATCGTCCGCCCGCAGCGCGGTCCCCTGGAGGGCCGCGCCAACGTGTGGGACGGCGAGGGCCGCTAG
- a CDS encoding CgeB family protein, translating to MSRGLRFAFFGSSLVSTWWNGAATYYRGLLRALHARGHQVTFYEPDASGRQEHRDLQEPGWARVVVYSNNPGSVDECLDDAFGADVVVKASGVGAQDAYLEACVLELRRSGTQVVFWDMSAPATLEHVAKDAHHLFRERIPRFDRILTSGGGAPVVNAYRELGAKQCVPICPAVDPDTHHPVTPEPRFACDLAFMGNRLPDREARVEACFFQVAQALPRSRMLLGGNGWEDRVAPANVGRLGHVYTQDHNALNCSARAVLNLHRDSLARFGFSPSPRMFEAAGAGACLITDAFEGVERFLEPGREVLVARSGEEVAEHVKRLTLEDARRMGQAALRRVLAEHTYAHRALEVEAALG from the coding sequence ATGAGCCGCGGCCTGCGCTTCGCCTTCTTCGGTTCCAGCCTCGTGTCCACCTGGTGGAACGGCGCGGCCACCTATTACCGGGGCCTCTTGCGCGCCCTGCACGCGCGCGGGCACCAGGTCACCTTCTATGAACCGGACGCCTCCGGACGGCAGGAGCACCGCGATCTCCAGGAGCCGGGCTGGGCCCGCGTCGTCGTCTACTCCAACAACCCGGGCTCGGTGGACGAGTGCCTGGACGACGCCTTCGGCGCGGACGTGGTGGTGAAGGCCAGCGGCGTGGGGGCCCAGGACGCGTATCTGGAAGCGTGTGTGCTGGAGCTGCGCCGCTCCGGCACGCAGGTGGTGTTCTGGGACATGAGCGCGCCCGCCACGCTGGAGCACGTGGCGAAGGACGCCCATCACCTCTTTCGTGAGCGCATCCCGCGCTTCGACCGCATCCTCACGTCCGGCGGCGGCGCGCCGGTGGTGAACGCGTACCGCGAGCTGGGCGCGAAGCAGTGCGTGCCCATCTGCCCGGCGGTGGATCCGGACACGCATCACCCCGTGACGCCCGAGCCGCGCTTCGCCTGTGACCTGGCCTTCATGGGCAACCGGCTGCCGGACCGCGAGGCGCGCGTGGAGGCCTGCTTCTTCCAGGTCGCGCAGGCGCTGCCCCGCTCGCGCATGCTCCTGGGCGGCAACGGTTGGGAGGACCGCGTCGCGCCCGCGAACGTCGGGCGCCTGGGCCACGTCTACACTCAGGACCACAACGCGCTGAACTGTTCCGCGCGCGCGGTGCTCAACCTGCACCGCGACAGCCTGGCGCGCTTCGGCTTCTCGCCGTCCCCGCGCATGTTCGAAGCCGCGGGCGCGGGCGCCTGCCTCATCACCGACGCCTTCGAGGGCGTGGAGCGGTTCCTGGAGCCCGGCCGCGAGGTGCTGGTGGCCCGTTCCGGTGAGGAGGTCGCCGAGCACGTGAAGCGCCTCACCCTGGAGGACGCGCGGCGCATGGGGCAGGCCGCGCTCCGGCGCGTGCTGGCCGAGCACACGTATGCGCACCGCGCGCTGGAGGTGGAGGCGGCGCTGGGCTGA
- a CDS encoding BlaI/MecI/CopY family transcriptional regulator, whose translation MSRGKLPRPTDAELAILRVLWDGGARTVREVHETLQDGSGYTTVLKTMQIMTEKGLVTRDESQRAHVYSARLPRESTQQQLVTDLVDRVFGGSPARLALQALSTKKTSPEELAELRQLLDSLEKESES comes from the coding sequence ATGAGCCGAGGAAAGCTGCCGCGCCCCACGGATGCCGAGCTGGCCATCCTGCGGGTGCTGTGGGACGGGGGCGCGCGCACGGTGCGCGAGGTCCACGAGACGCTCCAGGACGGGAGCGGCTACACCACCGTCCTGAAGACGATGCAGATCATGACGGAGAAGGGGCTGGTGACGCGCGACGAGTCCCAGCGCGCGCACGTCTACAGCGCCCGGCTCCCCCGGGAGAGCACCCAGCAGCAACTGGTGACGGACCTGGTGGACCGAGTGTTCGGCGGCTCTCCGGCGCGGCTCGCCCTGCAGGCCCTGTCCACGAAGAAGACGTCCCCCGAGGAGCTGGCGGAGCTGCGCCAGTTGCTGGATTCGCTCGAGAAGGAGTCGGAGTCATGA
- a CDS encoding NAD-dependent epimerase/dehydratase family protein, with amino-acid sequence MRVLIAGISGGIARKLALKLKDSGHEVAGIDVRPWRDAPRGIEVHPVDIRKRAAEDVFRRWKPEAVIHMATVTAFTVQGHERGRINLDGTKALFDHCAAHGVKQVLFVGRHTFYGAAPDSPLYHSEDEPPRALEAIPELADLVAADLYAATALWRLPDVTTAVLRLVYTLGTPGTGTLANLLRGKRVPMVMGYDPLFHVLQEEDVVTALQLALEKKVRGLFNVAGPAPIPLSVIIRGTGRTPVPLPSPVLSLLLGRAGFPRLSVGATDHLRYPIVVDNKRFLEATGFQYTYDEGRILRAYADALPVDRPGHGG; translated from the coding sequence ATGAGGGTGTTGATCGCGGGCATCTCCGGCGGCATCGCGCGCAAGCTGGCGCTCAAGCTGAAGGACAGCGGCCATGAGGTCGCGGGCATCGACGTGCGCCCGTGGCGGGACGCGCCCAGGGGCATCGAGGTCCACCCGGTGGACATCCGCAAGCGCGCCGCCGAGGACGTCTTCCGCCGCTGGAAGCCGGAGGCCGTCATCCACATGGCCACGGTGACGGCGTTCACCGTGCAGGGCCACGAGCGCGGCCGCATCAACCTGGACGGCACCAAGGCGCTGTTCGACCACTGCGCGGCGCACGGCGTGAAGCAGGTGCTCTTCGTGGGCCGGCACACGTTCTACGGCGCGGCGCCGGACTCGCCGCTGTACCACAGCGAGGACGAGCCCCCGCGCGCGCTGGAGGCCATCCCGGAGCTGGCGGACCTGGTGGCCGCGGACCTGTACGCGGCCACGGCGCTCTGGCGCCTGCCGGACGTCACCACCGCGGTGCTGCGGCTCGTCTACACGCTGGGCACGCCGGGCACGGGCACGCTCGCGAACCTGCTGCGCGGCAAGCGCGTGCCCATGGTGATGGGCTACGACCCGCTCTTCCACGTGCTCCAGGAGGAGGACGTGGTGACGGCGCTGCAGCTGGCGCTGGAGAAGAAGGTGCGCGGCCTCTTCAACGTCGCGGGGCCCGCGCCCATCCCGCTGTCCGTCATCATCCGGGGCACGGGCCGCACGCCGGTGCCGCTGCCGTCGCCGGTGCTGTCGCTCCTGCTGGGCCGCGCGGGCTTCCCCCGGCTGTCCGTGGGCGCCACGGACCACCTGCGCTACCCCATCGTGGTGGACAACAAGCGCTTCCTGGAGGCCACGGGCTTCCAGTACACCTACGACGAGGGCCGCATCCTGCGCGCCTACGCGGACGCGCTGCCGGTGGACAGGCCAGGCCATGGTGGCTGA
- a CDS encoding lysophospholipid acyltransferase family protein — protein sequence MRPVPQSESLSERVERLELPFNEYGVDPYGISKKHLKLALEFFAFLYRNYFRVRCTGVQHIPKKGRGMLVGNHSGGVAVDGMMVLTSTMLEMDPPRLAQGMVERFIHKFPVASLWASRTGQFTGLPEHAVRLLNDDRLLMIFPEGARGTAKLYPDRYSLVDFGTGFIRLALQTRSPIIPFAFLGGGAAIPTVTNAYALGKLLGVPYIPLTPYLLPLPLPVGLEIHYGEPLVFEGTGDEEDHVIQGYVDQVKASIQRLIEDNRAERNLRRARRLLP from the coding sequence GTGCGCCCCGTGCCCCAGAGCGAGTCGCTGTCAGAGCGGGTGGAGCGGTTGGAGCTGCCCTTCAACGAGTACGGTGTCGACCCGTACGGCATCTCCAAGAAGCACCTGAAGCTGGCGTTGGAGTTCTTCGCCTTCCTCTACCGGAACTACTTCCGGGTGCGCTGCACCGGCGTGCAGCACATCCCGAAGAAGGGCCGCGGCATGCTGGTGGGCAACCACTCCGGCGGCGTCGCGGTGGACGGGATGATGGTGCTCACCTCCACGATGCTGGAGATGGACCCGCCCCGCCTGGCGCAGGGCATGGTGGAGCGCTTCATCCACAAGTTCCCCGTGGCCTCGCTGTGGGCCAGCCGCACCGGCCAGTTCACCGGCCTGCCCGAGCACGCCGTGCGCCTGCTGAACGACGACCGGCTCCTGATGATCTTCCCGGAGGGAGCGAGGGGAACCGCGAAGCTCTACCCGGACCGCTACTCGCTGGTGGACTTCGGCACGGGGTTCATCCGGCTGGCGCTCCAGACGCGCTCGCCCATCATCCCCTTCGCCTTCCTGGGCGGCGGCGCGGCCATCCCCACGGTCACCAACGCGTACGCGCTGGGCAAACTGTTGGGCGTTCCGTACATCCCGCTGACGCCGTACCTGCTGCCCCTGCCCCTGCCCGTCGGCCTGGAGATCCACTACGGCGAGCCGCTCGTCTTCGAAGGCACGGGTGACGAGGAGGACCACGTCATCCAGGGCTACGTGGACCAGGTGAAGGCGAGCATCCAGCGGCTCATCGAAGACAACCGCGCCGAGCGCAACCTGCGCCGGGCCCGGAGGCTGTTGCCATGA